A stretch of Streptococcus sp. oral taxon 061 DNA encodes these proteins:
- the rlmD gene encoding 23S rRNA (uracil(1939)-C(5))-methyltransferase RlmD translates to MNLKVKQKIPLKIKRMGINGEGIGFYQKTLVFVPGALKGEDIYCQVTSVKRNYVEAKLLEVNKKSKFRVVPDCTIYNECGGCQIMHLHYDKQLEFKTDLLHQALKKFAPAGYENFEIRPTIGMQKPKYYRAKLQFQTRKFKGQVKAGLYAQNSHYLVELKDCLVQDKETQAIANRIAELLTYHQIPITDERKILGVRTIMVRRARKTGEVQIIIVTNRQLNLTQFVKDLVKDYPEVVTVAVNTNTAKTSEIYGDKTEIIWGQDSIREGVLDYEFSLSPRAFYQLNPEQTEILYSEAVKALDVTEDDHLIDAYCGVGTIGFAFAKKVKSLRGMDIIPEAIEDAKENAKRMGYTNTHYEAGTAEEIIPRWYKEGYRADALIVDPPRTGLDDKLLDTIVKYAPEKMVYVSCNVSTLARDLVRLMEVYDLHYIQSVDMFPHTARTEAVVKLTRRKSASK, encoded by the coding sequence ATGAATCTAAAAGTCAAACAAAAAATTCCATTAAAAATCAAGCGCATGGGGATTAACGGGGAAGGTATCGGATTTTACCAGAAAACACTCGTTTTTGTCCCAGGCGCCCTCAAGGGTGAAGATATCTATTGTCAGGTGACTTCTGTCAAGCGTAACTACGTTGAGGCTAAACTGCTTGAGGTCAATAAAAAATCTAAATTTCGAGTAGTTCCAGACTGTACTATTTATAATGAGTGTGGAGGCTGTCAAATTATGCACCTACACTATGACAAGCAGTTGGAATTCAAGACAGATCTTCTCCATCAAGCTCTGAAGAAATTTGCCCCTGCTGGCTATGAAAACTTTGAGATTAGACCAACTATTGGCATGCAGAAACCAAAGTATTATAGGGCTAAACTGCAATTTCAAACACGAAAGTTTAAGGGCCAGGTCAAGGCAGGTTTGTATGCTCAGAATTCCCATTATTTGGTCGAGTTAAAGGACTGTCTGGTTCAAGATAAGGAGACACAAGCTATTGCCAATCGCATTGCTGAGCTTTTGACCTATCATCAAATTCCGATTACGGATGAACGGAAAATCCTTGGAGTTCGGACCATCATGGTTCGTCGAGCACGGAAAACTGGGGAAGTCCAGATTATCATTGTGACCAATCGCCAATTGAATTTGACTCAATTTGTGAAAGATTTAGTCAAGGATTATCCTGAAGTAGTGACTGTCGCAGTCAATACCAATACTGCTAAAACTAGTGAGATTTATGGGGACAAGACAGAGATTATTTGGGGGCAGGATAGTATACGCGAGGGTGTATTAGACTATGAGTTTTCTCTTTCACCCCGAGCTTTCTATCAGCTTAATCCTGAACAGACTGAAATTCTCTATAGTGAAGCCGTTAAGGCCTTGGACGTGACTGAGGACGACCATCTGATCGATGCCTATTGTGGTGTTGGGACCATTGGTTTTGCTTTTGCAAAAAAAGTCAAAAGTTTGAGAGGGATGGATATTATTCCAGAAGCTATTGAGGATGCCAAAGAAAATGCTAAGCGCATGGGTTATACCAATACTCATTATGAAGCAGGAACTGCAGAAGAAATTATCCCTCGTTGGTACAAGGAAGGCTATCGCGCCGATGCTTTGATAGTGGACCCGCCTCGTACAGGCTTAGATGACAAACTATTGGATACCATCGTTAAATATGCTCCTGAAAAGATGGTTTATGTATCCTGTAATGTGTCTACCTTGGCGCGTGATTTGGTTAGATTGATGGAGGTCTATGACCTGCATTATATCCAGTCCGTTGACATGTTTCCACACACGGCTAGAACAGAAGCAGTGGTCAAATTAACGAGGCGTAAGTCAGCTTCCAAATAG
- the recX gene encoding recombination regulator RecX, whose amino-acid sequence MKITKLEKKKRLYLLELDKDQTCYITEDTIVRFMLTKDKEISPEEFAEIQTFAQFSYGKNLALYHLSFKARTEKEVRDYLSKHEIDENIIPKVIQSLKDDNWINDRQYAYAIINSNQLSGDKGSYMLMQKISQKGVAKSIIQEVLQEFDMSEVAERTAQKLLKKYQGKLPARALQDKIIQSLTNKGFSYSEAKTAFDQLDSQVEEETVQELIFKELDKQYRKYSRKYEGYELKQRLTQVLARKGYDFSDIASALREYL is encoded by the coding sequence ATGAAAATCACAAAACTTGAAAAGAAAAAACGTCTTTATCTTCTAGAACTTGATAAGGACCAAACCTGCTACATTACAGAGGATACCATTGTTCGCTTTATGCTGACCAAGGATAAGGAAATTAGTCCAGAGGAGTTTGCAGAAATTCAGACCTTTGCACAATTTTCCTACGGAAAAAATCTAGCGCTCTACCACTTATCCTTCAAGGCTCGTACTGAAAAAGAAGTCCGAGATTATCTAAGTAAACATGAAATCGATGAGAACATCATACCCAAAGTCATCCAATCTCTAAAAGATGATAATTGGATAAATGACCGTCAATATGCCTATGCTATTATCAACTCTAATCAGCTTTCAGGAGATAAGGGAAGCTATATGCTGATGCAGAAGATTTCTCAAAAGGGAGTTGCCAAATCCATCATCCAAGAAGTCTTACAAGAATTTGATATGTCGGAAGTCGCAGAGCGCACAGCCCAAAAACTACTGAAAAAATATCAGGGTAAATTACCTGCCCGCGCTCTACAAGATAAGATTATCCAAAGCCTAACCAATAAAGGATTCTCATACTCAGAAGCCAAAACAGCCTTTGACCAACTAGATAGCCAAGTCGAAGAAGAAACTGTTCAGGAACTAATTTTTAAAGAGTTGGATAAGCAATATCGGAAATATTCACGAAAGTATGAAGGATACGAACTGAAACAACGCCTAACCCAAGTTTTAGCTAGAAAAGGCTATGATTTTTCAGATATAGCCAGCGCTCTCAGAGAATATCTTTAA
- a CDS encoding DUF402 domain-containing protein, whose protein sequence is MKLPKEGDFITIQSYKHDGSLHRTWRDTMVLKTTENAIIGVNDHTLVTESDGRRWVTREPAIVYFHKKYWFNIIAMIRDNGISYYCNMASPYYLDEEALKYIDYDLDVKVFTDGEKRLLDVEEYERHKRKMNYPDDLDYILKEHVKILVDWINNERGPFSEAYVNIWYKRYVELKNR, encoded by the coding sequence ATGAAACTTCCAAAAGAAGGCGACTTTATTACAATTCAAAGTTATAAGCATGATGGGAGTCTCCACCGTACTTGGAGAGACACCATGGTACTAAAAACAACAGAGAACGCTATTATCGGCGTCAACGACCACACACTTGTTACCGAAAGTGACGGTCGTCGTTGGGTGACTCGAGAACCGGCTATTGTTTACTTTCACAAAAAATATTGGTTTAACATCATCGCCATGATTCGTGATAATGGGATTTCCTACTACTGCAACATGGCTAGCCCTTATTATCTAGACGAAGAAGCTTTAAAATACATCGATTATGATTTAGATGTTAAAGTTTTTACAGATGGTGAGAAACGCCTCTTGGACGTTGAAGAGTATGAACGTCATAAGCGTAAGATGAATTATCCTGATGATTTAGACTATATTTTGAAAGAGCATGTTAAGATTCTTGTTGACTGGATCAACAATGAACGAGGCCCCTTCTCAGAAGCCTATGTCAACATTTGGTACAAACGCTACGTAGAACTAAAGAATCGGTAA
- a CDS encoding epoxyqueuosine reductase QueH: MIDVEEILSKMNPNQKINYDRVMQKMVQVWEKNEERPTILMHVCCAPCSTYTLEYLTKYADVTIYFANSNIHPKAEYHKRAYVTKKFVSNFNERTGNKVQYLEAPYEPNEYRKLVRGLEEEPEGGDRCKVCFDYRLDKTAQVAMDLGFDYFGSALTISPHKNSQTINSIGIDVQKIYTTHYLPSDFKKNQGYKRSVEMCEEYDIYRQCYCGCVYAAQAQNIDLVQVKKDATAFMVDKDIEKDYSHIKFTVTKLDI, from the coding sequence ATGATTGATGTAGAAGAAATTCTAAGCAAGATGAATCCCAATCAAAAGATTAACTATGACCGTGTTATGCAAAAAATGGTTCAAGTTTGGGAAAAAAATGAAGAAAGACCAACTATTCTCATGCACGTCTGTTGTGCTCCCTGTAGCACTTACACTCTAGAGTATTTGACCAAGTATGCGGATGTGACCATCTATTTTGCAAATTCAAATATCCATCCAAAAGCTGAGTATCACAAGCGTGCCTATGTGACCAAGAAGTTTGTCAGTAATTTCAATGAGCGAACTGGCAATAAGGTCCAATACCTAGAAGCTCCTTATGAACCAAATGAATATCGTAAACTGGTTCGAGGTTTGGAAGAAGAACCTGAAGGCGGGGACCGTTGCAAGGTCTGTTTTGATTATCGTTTGGACAAGACAGCACAAGTGGCTATGGACTTAGGATTTGACTACTTTGGCTCAGCCCTAACCATCAGTCCTCATAAAAATTCACAAACCATCAATAGTATCGGGATTGATGTGCAGAAAATCTACACCACTCACTATCTTCCCAGTGATTTTAAGAAAAATCAAGGTTATAAACGCTCTGTAGAAATGTGTGAAGAGTACGACATTTATCGCCAATGTTACTGTGGCTGTGTCTATGCAGCTCAAGCTCAAAATATTGACTTGGTGCAGGTCAAGAAGGATGCGACAGCCTTTATGGTAGATAAGGATATAGAGAAAGATTATTCCCACATCAAATTTACTGTTACGAAGTTAGATATTTAA
- a CDS encoding MFS transporter, with the protein MFKRTYKGNIPLLAGLEFTSYFGITSFWILFFIQNGLSLLQIGLLESIFHGTSLLCEIPSGMLADRFSYKTNLYLARLASIVSSILILFGQGNFWIYALAMMVSAWSYNFDSGTSTAFLYDSAVEAGQKDRYLQISSFLSGVAEVTRTLGTVVAGFFIHGALAWTYLIAIGLSFLSIILIYLMKEPMAKREKNESLTFKTIVLQVRKEWHEKPVLFYWMMTYQLVGTLMCMFYFYYQQKISDLAGWQVSLVMLIGSGLNLIAVYVASQIGKKWNSNRVFPTLVALTGLALLLVFFGTPFAFLLVYLLTDILYAVYQPIYFNDLQGYLPSSVRATMLSINSMLFSLSMIVIFPLTGWLIDRWGLVAVFLVLGLILLLTYPILRIGLKRMGKLLNQDLITE; encoded by the coding sequence ATGTTTAAAAGAACTTACAAAGGTAATATTCCACTCCTAGCAGGACTGGAATTTACATCTTATTTTGGAATTACCAGTTTTTGGATTTTATTTTTCATTCAGAATGGTCTTTCCTTGTTGCAAATCGGTCTATTAGAGAGTATCTTTCATGGGACAAGTCTCTTATGTGAAATCCCATCTGGTATGTTGGCCGATCGATTTAGCTACAAGACCAATCTCTATTTGGCTCGCTTGGCCAGTATTGTATCCTCTATCTTGATTTTGTTTGGTCAGGGGAATTTTTGGATCTATGCTCTTGCCATGATGGTCAGTGCTTGGTCCTATAATTTTGACTCGGGAACCAGCACCGCTTTCTTATATGATTCTGCGGTTGAAGCGGGTCAAAAGGACCGATATCTTCAGATTTCGAGCTTTTTGTCTGGTGTGGCAGAAGTTACCCGAACCCTAGGTACAGTTGTGGCAGGCTTCTTTATTCACGGAGCATTGGCTTGGACTTATCTAATTGCTATTGGATTATCTTTTCTTTCTATAATCTTGATTTATTTGATGAAAGAACCAATGGCTAAGAGAGAAAAAAATGAAAGCTTAACCTTTAAAACGATTGTCCTGCAAGTTCGAAAAGAATGGCATGAAAAACCAGTACTCTTTTATTGGATGATGACTTATCAGCTAGTCGGAACACTCATGTGCATGTTTTACTTTTACTATCAGCAGAAAATAAGTGACTTAGCAGGATGGCAGGTTTCACTGGTCATGCTGATTGGTAGTGGCTTAAATCTTATAGCAGTTTATGTAGCTAGTCAAATCGGTAAAAAATGGAATAGCAATCGAGTTTTTCCGACTCTTGTTGCACTAACGGGCTTGGCCTTACTATTGGTATTTTTTGGAACTCCCTTTGCTTTTCTTCTCGTCTATCTTTTAACCGATATACTCTATGCAGTTTATCAACCAATCTATTTTAATGACTTACAAGGCTATTTACCGTCCAGTGTAAGAGCAACTATGCTTAGTATCAATTCCATGCTCTTTAGTTTATCTATGATTGTCATTTTCCCACTGACAGGTTGGTTGATTGATCGTTGGGGTCTTGTAGCTGTCTTTTTAGTTCTAGGCCTTATCTTACTATTAACCTATCCTATCTTAAGAATTGGTCTAAAAAGGATGGGCAAGCTATTAAATCAGGACTTAATAACTGAATAA
- the asnS gene encoding asparagine--tRNA ligase, protein MTKRVTIIEVKDYVGQEVTIGAWVANKSGKGKIAFLQLRDGTAFFQGVAFKPNFIEKFGEEVGLEKFDTIKRLSQETSVFVTGIVKEDERSKFGYELDITDIEVIGESQDYPITPKEHGTDFLMDNRHLWLRSRKQVAVMQIRNAIIYATYEFFDKNGFMKFDSPILSGNAAEDSTELFETDYFGTPAYLSQSGQLYLEAGAMALGRVFDFGPVFRAEKSKTRRHLTEFWMMDAEYSYLTHDESLDLQEAYVKALLQGVLDRAPQALETLERDTELLKRYIAEPFKRITYDEAIDLLQEHENDEDADYEHLEHGDDFGSPHETWISNHFGVPTFVMNYPADIKAFYMKPVPGNPDRVLCADLLAPEGYGEIIGGSMREEDYDALVAKMESLGMDRTEYEFYLDLRKYGTVPHGGFGIGIERMVTFAAGTKHIREAIPFPRMLHRIKP, encoded by the coding sequence ATGACAAAACGTGTAACAATTATCGAAGTAAAAGACTACGTTGGCCAAGAAGTGACTATCGGTGCTTGGGTTGCTAACAAGTCAGGAAAAGGGAAAATTGCTTTCTTGCAATTGCGTGATGGAACAGCCTTTTTCCAAGGTGTAGCTTTTAAACCAAACTTTATCGAAAAATTTGGAGAAGAAGTAGGTCTTGAAAAATTTGACACCATCAAACGCCTAAGCCAAGAAACTTCTGTTTTTGTGACAGGGATTGTTAAAGAAGACGAGCGTTCTAAATTTGGGTACGAGTTGGATATTACAGACATCGAAGTTATCGGTGAATCTCAAGATTACCCAATCACTCCAAAAGAACACGGAACAGACTTCTTGATGGACAACCGTCACTTGTGGTTGCGTTCTCGCAAACAAGTAGCTGTCATGCAAATCCGTAATGCTATTATCTATGCAACTTATGAGTTCTTTGATAAAAATGGCTTCATGAAGTTTGATAGCCCAATTCTTTCAGGAAATGCGGCGGAAGATTCAACTGAATTGTTTGAAACGGACTACTTTGGAACACCAGCCTACTTGAGCCAATCAGGTCAGCTTTATCTGGAAGCTGGTGCTATGGCCCTTGGTCGTGTCTTTGACTTTGGTCCAGTATTCCGTGCTGAAAAATCTAAGACTCGTCGTCACTTGACTGAGTTCTGGATGATGGATGCTGAGTATTCATACTTGACACATGATGAGTCACTTGACTTGCAAGAAGCTTATGTAAAAGCTTTGCTTCAAGGTGTTCTTGATCGTGCCCCTCAAGCCTTGGAAACCTTGGAACGTGATACAGAGCTCTTGAAACGCTACATTGCAGAGCCATTCAAACGTATCACTTACGATGAAGCCATTGATCTCTTGCAAGAGCATGAAAATGATGAAGACGCTGACTATGAACATCTCGAGCATGGAGATGACTTCGGCTCACCACACGAGACTTGGATTTCAAACCACTTTGGTGTACCAACCTTTGTCATGAACTACCCAGCAGATATCAAGGCCTTCTATATGAAGCCAGTCCCTGGTAACCCAGATCGCGTACTTTGTGCAGACTTGCTCGCACCAGAAGGTTACGGAGAAATCATCGGTGGCTCCATGCGTGAGGAAGATTACGATGCCCTTGTAGCGAAGATGGAATCTCTTGGTATGGATCGTACAGAGTATGAATTTTACCTTGACCTTCGTAAATACGGTACAGTTCCACACGGTGGATTTGGTATCGGTATCGAACGTATGGTAACCTTCGCAGCTGGTACAAAACACATCCGTGAGGCTATTCCATTCCCACGTATGTTGCACCGTATCAAACCTTAA
- a CDS encoding pyridoxal phosphate-dependent aminotransferase, producing the protein MKLSKRVLEMEESVTLASDARAKKLKAEGKDVLFLTLGQPDFHTPENIQDAAVAAIRDGRASFYTVASGLPELKAAVNTYFERYYGYSVAANEVTFATGAKFSLYTFFMAVINPGDEVIIPTPYWVSYGDQVKMAEGVPVFVQAKEDNHFKVTVDQLEAARTGKTKVLVLNSPSNPTGMIYSREELLAIGNWAVEHDILILADDIYGRLVYNGNEFVPISSLSEAIRKQTIVINGVSKAYAMTGWRVGYAVGDPEIIAAMSKLTGQTTSNLTAVSQYATIEALTGPQDSVEIMRQAFEERLNTIYPLLCEVPGFEVVKPQGAFYLFPNVKKAMEMKGYTDVTAFTTAILEEVGLALITGAGFGAPENVRLSYATDLETLKEAIRRLHQFMEK; encoded by the coding sequence ATGAAACTATCCAAGCGTGTATTAGAAATGGAAGAAAGTGTCACTCTGGCTAGTGATGCAAGAGCAAAGAAGTTAAAGGCTGAAGGAAAAGATGTTCTTTTCTTAACTTTAGGTCAGCCCGATTTTCATACTCCTGAAAATATTCAAGATGCTGCTGTTGCGGCTATTCGAGATGGACGAGCTTCTTTCTATACGGTAGCTTCAGGTTTGCCTGAGTTAAAAGCAGCAGTCAATACCTATTTTGAACGTTATTACGGTTATTCTGTGGCGGCAAACGAAGTCACTTTTGCTACAGGTGCCAAGTTCTCTCTCTACACTTTCTTTATGGCTGTGATTAATCCAGGTGATGAGGTCATTATTCCAACACCTTACTGGGTTAGCTATGGGGATCAGGTTAAGATGGCAGAAGGTGTTCCAGTCTTTGTTCAAGCCAAGGAAGACAATCACTTTAAAGTGACGGTAGACCAATTAGAAGCAGCTCGCACAGGTAAGACCAAAGTTTTGGTTCTTAACTCACCCTCTAATCCGACTGGAATGATTTATTCTCGTGAGGAACTCTTGGCCATCGGAAACTGGGCAGTTGAACACGATATTCTCATTCTTGCAGACGATATTTATGGTCGTTTGGTCTATAATGGGAATGAGTTCGTCCCAATCTCAAGTCTGTCAGAAGCTATTCGTAAACAAACCATTGTCATCAATGGAGTGTCTAAGGCATACGCTATGACTGGTTGGCGTGTTGGTTATGCAGTAGGTGATCCAGAAATTATTGCTGCTATGAGCAAATTGACTGGTCAAACAACTTCAAATTTGACAGCAGTGTCTCAATATGCAACGATTGAAGCGCTAACTGGACCTCAAGATTCTGTAGAAATCATGCGCCAAGCCTTTGAAGAGCGTTTGAATACTATCTATCCACTCTTGTGTGAAGTTCCTGGCTTTGAGGTTGTCAAACCACAAGGAGCTTTCTATCTCTTCCCAAATGTCAAAAAAGCCATGGAGATGAAAGGTTATACCGATGTAACAGCATTTACAACGGCCATCCTTGAAGAGGTGGGGCTAGCCTTGATAACAGGAGCTGGATTTGGAGCACCAGAAAATGTCCGCCTCAGCTATGCGACAGACTTGGAAACTCTTAAGGAAGCCATTCGTCGTTTGCACCAATTTATGGAAAAATAA
- a CDS encoding DUF5590 domain-containing protein, giving the protein MKKRQKKEKNSLLFQYTIGLTLLALVVTSSFLYLVWLSMKPYQTAKVEGEKLAKQYANLEMVSQVDIFNGLESYYSVFGQDKNQKPVAVLIEKSSNNIYVYQLENGTSQEKAEAVVREKGATEIDKITFGRYADKPVWEIESGGDYYLVDFESGSLIEKEKL; this is encoded by the coding sequence GTGAAAAAGAGACAAAAAAAAGAAAAAAATTCCCTATTATTTCAGTATACTATTGGCCTAACCTTGCTGGCTCTAGTTGTGACTTCTTCCTTTCTCTATTTGGTATGGCTTAGTATGAAACCTTATCAAACTGCAAAAGTCGAAGGGGAAAAACTTGCCAAGCAGTATGCAAATCTAGAAATGGTTAGCCAGGTTGATATCTTCAATGGTTTAGAAAGCTATTATAGTGTTTTTGGTCAAGATAAGAATCAGAAACCAGTTGCTGTCTTAATAGAGAAAAGTAGCAATAATATTTACGTATATCAACTAGAAAATGGTACTTCTCAAGAAAAAGCAGAAGCAGTTGTCAGAGAAAAAGGAGCAACTGAGATCGACAAGATTACTTTCGGGCGGTACGCTGATAAGCCCGTCTGGGAAATCGAGTCTGGAGGAGACTATTATCTAGTAGATTTTGAATCTGGTAGCCTAATCGAAAAGGAGAAGCTATGA
- a CDS encoding NADPH-dependent FMN reductase, giving the protein MSKKVLFIVGSLREGSFNHQMALEAEKALAGKAEVSYLDYSAIPLFSQDLEVPTLPTVAAAREAVQAADAIWIFSPVYNFSIPGTVKNLLDWLSRAIDLSDTRGASALQDKIVTVSSVANAGHDQLFAIYKDLLPFIRTQVVGEFTAARVNDSAWADGQLVLEDSVAASLEKQAEDLLQAIQ; this is encoded by the coding sequence ATGTCTAAAAAAGTATTATTTATCGTTGGTTCATTACGCGAAGGTTCATTCAACCACCAAATGGCACTAGAAGCCGAAAAAGCTCTTGCAGGTAAGGCTGAGGTTAGCTACCTTGACTACTCAGCTATTCCTCTCTTTAGCCAAGATCTTGAAGTTCCTACACTTCCAACTGTTGCAGCTGCACGTGAAGCAGTTCAAGCTGCTGATGCTATCTGGATCTTCTCTCCAGTCTACAACTTCTCAATTCCAGGGACTGTAAAAAACTTACTAGATTGGCTTTCACGCGCAATTGACTTATCTGACACTCGTGGAGCATCTGCTCTTCAAGATAAGATTGTTACGGTATCTTCTGTAGCTAATGCAGGTCATGATCAACTCTTTGCAATTTACAAAGACCTCTTGCCATTTATCCGTACACAAGTTGTTGGTGAATTTACAGCAGCCCGTGTTAATGATTCTGCCTGGGCAGATGGTCAATTAGTCCTTGAAGATAGCGTCGCTGCTTCTCTAGAAAAGCAAGCTGAAGATTTACTTCAAGCTATTCAATAA
- a CDS encoding O-antigen ligase: MKSIGIIEKLKGLSKQELVLLAVILSIFLPFYIFIIIFIAYLIGLIFTGEMKGILKRLSNHAILLLFIGYSGVISLLAQNVMGMVSTLGMFLFAIFFYYYQAHLTPKFFRLVLQSVMSLSVLASVFAALEHFQIVKKFDYTFLSPKMQVWHQNRAEVAFFNPNYYGIICCFCIMIGFYLISTTKLRWLRIFSVIAIFANLFGLNFTQNRTAFPAIIFGAIIYLFTTIKNWRAFWLSIGVFGVGLAFLFSSDLGVRMGTLDSSMEERVSIWNAGMTLFKQNPFWGEGPLTYMHSYPRIFAPYHEHAHSIYIDTILSYGVVGTVLLGIASSDPIRKLIDMSQEPSKRPIVGLYLSFLTVVAVHGIFDLALFWIQSSFIFLLVMCSLPLKHSMIGEFVE, from the coding sequence GTGAAATCAATAGGTATTATTGAAAAATTGAAAGGCTTGTCTAAGCAAGAACTAGTCTTGCTAGCAGTTATTCTAAGTATTTTCTTGCCTTTTTATATTTTCATCATCATTTTTATCGCTTATTTAATAGGTCTAATTTTTACAGGAGAAATGAAGGGAATTCTAAAACGACTCTCTAATCATGCCATTTTGCTTTTATTTATTGGCTATAGTGGTGTTATCTCTCTTTTAGCTCAAAATGTGATGGGGATGGTTTCCACTTTAGGAATGTTCCTCTTTGCAATTTTCTTTTATTATTACCAAGCTCATTTAACCCCTAAGTTTTTCAGATTAGTATTGCAATCGGTTATGTCGCTTAGTGTGCTAGCATCAGTTTTCGCAGCTTTAGAGCACTTTCAGATTGTAAAGAAATTTGATTATACTTTCTTATCACCTAAGATGCAGGTCTGGCATCAGAACCGTGCAGAGGTAGCCTTCTTTAATCCTAATTATTATGGGATTATCTGTTGTTTCTGTATTATGATTGGATTTTACTTAATTAGTACAACTAAATTGAGATGGTTGAGAATTTTCTCAGTGATCGCGATTTTTGCGAATTTGTTTGGACTCAACTTTACTCAAAATAGAACAGCTTTTCCAGCCATTATCTTTGGTGCGATTATTTATCTTTTCACAACCATTAAAAACTGGCGTGCCTTCTGGCTCAGTATTGGAGTATTTGGTGTTGGTCTAGCCTTCCTCTTCTCGAGTGATTTGGGAGTTCGAATGGGAACGCTCGATTCATCTATGGAAGAACGAGTATCTATCTGGAATGCGGGTATGACCTTATTCAAACAAAACCCCTTCTGGGGTGAGGGTCCCCTAACCTATATGCACTCTTACCCTCGTATTTTTGCTCCTTATCATGAACATGCTCATAGTATTTACATTGATACGATATTGAGTTACGGTGTAGTAGGGACGGTATTATTAGGGATTGCCTCTTCAGACCCAATCCGAAAATTAATCGATATGAGTCAGGAGCCGAGCAAGCGTCCGATTGTTGGTCTTTATCTTTCGTTTTTAACAGTAGTTGCTGTGCATGGAATTTTTGATTTGGCCCTCTTTTGGATTCAATCCTCCTTCATCTTCCTTTTGGTAATGTGTAGTTTGCCATTAAAACATAGTATGATTGGAGAGTTTGTTGAATAA
- the birA gene encoding bifunctional biotin--[acetyl-CoA-carboxylase] ligase/biotin operon repressor BirA, producing MKSYQEVYKILAHETDYLSGEKIAEILNLSRTSVWKAIQRLQQEGLEIDSIKNRGYKLLHGDLILPQEIENNSPITVQYKPITKSTQSDAKEAMEAGAKGDTLYLSTSQTMGRGRFQRPYYSPDKGGIYMSLHLKPNLSYLDLPAYTLLTSAAIYKAVKNLSLIDLDIKWVNDLYLNQKKIAGILTEAITSVETGLVTDVIIGVGINFSIADFPKNLQGKAGSLFSQNSPITRNELIAEIWKCFYETEADELLYLYKKQSIVLGKEISFKKDQEIITGKACDISDQGQLQIELATGAKIWLNSGEVSLTKW from the coding sequence ATGAAATCCTACCAAGAAGTTTACAAAATCTTAGCTCATGAAACAGATTATTTAAGCGGAGAGAAAATCGCTGAAATATTAAACCTCTCTCGCACCTCTGTTTGGAAGGCTATCCAACGCCTCCAACAAGAAGGTTTAGAAATTGACAGCATCAAAAACCGTGGTTACAAACTTCTTCATGGTGACCTAATCTTACCTCAAGAAATCGAAAACAACAGCCCCATTACTGTTCAATATAAACCTATCACCAAATCAACCCAGAGTGATGCCAAGGAGGCTATGGAAGCTGGTGCCAAAGGAGATACACTCTACCTTTCAACTAGCCAAACGATGGGCCGTGGTCGATTTCAACGCCCCTACTACTCTCCAGACAAAGGGGGAATCTATATGTCTCTCCACCTCAAACCCAATCTTTCTTATCTAGATTTACCAGCTTATACACTCTTAACTTCAGCTGCTATTTATAAGGCTGTTAAAAATTTGAGCTTGATTGATTTAGACATCAAATGGGTAAATGATCTGTATCTAAATCAGAAAAAAATAGCCGGTATTCTAACTGAAGCCATCACTTCTGTCGAAACCGGCCTTGTCACAGATGTTATTATTGGTGTTGGTATCAACTTTTCTATTGCTGATTTCCCAAAAAACTTACAAGGGAAAGCTGGAAGTCTCTTCTCTCAAAATAGCCCAATCACTCGCAACGAGTTGATTGCAGAAATCTGGAAATGTTTCTACGAAACAGAGGCTGATGAGCTGCTTTACCTTTATAAAAAGCAATCAATTGTTTTAGGAAAAGAAATTTCCTTCAAAAAAGATCAAGAAATAATCACGGGAAAAGCGTGTGACATTTCGGATCAGGGCCAACTGCAGATAGAATTAGCAACTGGTGCAAAAATCTGGCTCAACAGTGGTGAGGTTTCGCTTACCAAATGGTAA